One window of Phycisphaeraceae bacterium genomic DNA carries:
- a CDS encoding thioredoxin family protein, whose translation MASNEESRKSSPRGISFLTTRAVVALIVAAGTSLGMCGVATAQESGDKAHAVVEEKPPLYDENADAKQQIAAAVARAKKENKRVLIQWGGNWCHWCTKLHNTMTTDRDIKRTILYEYEVVHIDAGRQTEDEPNGKNMAFAKSLGAEINGFPYLTILDSDGKPMTQQETGSLEVIDENGKNLQKHDAKKVNEFLVANKATPLYANAVLDEGVLKARNENKLVFMHLGAPWCTWCHRLEDWMAQPEVKKVMDKQFVDVKIDVDRMTGGKELAAERFPGSQQQGIPWFAFVNGDGAEVSNSLIDGKTNVGFPVQDEEVAHFETMLREKATKLTDAEKDFLMNSLRKAGTPFRR comes from the coding sequence ATGGCATCGAACGAAGAATCACGCAAATCCAGCCCTCGAGGCATCTCATTTCTCACGACCCGGGCAGTTGTCGCACTGATCGTCGCAGCCGGGACATCGCTCGGCATGTGCGGCGTTGCAACTGCGCAGGAATCGGGCGACAAGGCACATGCAGTTGTTGAAGAGAAACCACCGCTCTACGACGAGAACGCCGACGCGAAGCAGCAGATCGCAGCAGCCGTCGCGCGCGCAAAGAAGGAGAACAAGCGCGTGCTTATCCAGTGGGGTGGGAACTGGTGCCACTGGTGTACAAAGCTGCACAACACGATGACGACTGATCGTGATATCAAGAGAACTATCCTGTATGAGTACGAGGTTGTGCATATCGATGCAGGACGTCAGACCGAGGACGAGCCGAATGGAAAGAACATGGCGTTCGCAAAGTCGCTCGGCGCAGAGATCAATGGATTCCCGTACCTGACGATTCTCGACAGCGATGGGAAGCCCATGACACAGCAGGAGACCGGCTCGCTTGAGGTCATCGACGAGAACGGCAAGAACCTGCAGAAGCACGACGCTAAGAAGGTGAACGAGTTTCTGGTTGCGAACAAAGCAACGCCACTCTACGCAAACGCGGTGCTGGACGAGGGCGTCCTCAAAGCTCGAAATGAGAACAAACTGGTGTTCATGCATCTCGGCGCACCGTGGTGCACATGGTGCCATCGACTCGAAGACTGGATGGCCCAGCCGGAGGTGAAGAAAGTCATGGACAAACAGTTTGTCGATGTGAAGATCGATGTCGACCGCATGACTGGCGGCAAGGAACTGGCGGCCGAGCGATTCCCCGGCTCACAGCAGCAGGGCATCCCGTGGTTCGCATTCGTTAATGGTGATGGCGCCGAAGTCTCCAACAGCCTGATCGATGGCAAGACCAATGTCGGATTCCCCGTTCAGGACGAGGAAGTTGCTCATTTCGAGACCATGCTCCGTGAGAAGGCAACCAAGCTGACAGATGCAGAGAAAGACTTCCTGATGAATTCACTCCGCAAAGCCGGCACGCCGTTCAGACGCTAA
- a CDS encoding NADH-quinone oxidoreductase subunit N, which produces MIDWVNNILPEIVLFGVTCVVMVLGLSKNLAWRNMVMPVCALGLAVSGFVALTTPVRGVVLLPELMPFAKAAIAGIAMLLLLLQEGAVDRFEERDIAKGVRPFDAIRTNRAEYYAFFMFSITGLMLCTSARDLVWLFLALELTSLPSYIMVAVSGVGRNGAHKSQEAAVKYFFLGALGAATFLYGFAMIYGGTGTTNLVGITDAIRLQGDALNPILLAGLLISLVGLCFKIAAFPMHFYTPDVYQGAAAPVSAFLAFVPKAAGFFAIAQLMVAVGWTHGASGNSLPEPIVMMLTVIAMLTMTLGNVLALWQHSVKRILAYSSVAHSGYMLVGIIAGPGDGSFAKNGLAAVLFYLVAYGITNVGAFAAVACLERRKGDHVTEADDLSDIRGICRTHPWVGIAFVVSALSLLGMPPALGFFAKLPLFTSGISSGHLPLVIVLGLNSAIAAYYYLRLARIAWLENPDDRREPVVPAPFESRHIAAMGSLLGIIVLAVFGGTLMQGSANAFESAVSTSESVAVDDSELIQEMVDVLSVHTDPMGQFDIGR; this is translated from the coding sequence GTGATCGACTGGGTCAACAACATCCTGCCCGAGATCGTTCTCTTCGGCGTGACGTGCGTCGTGATGGTGCTCGGCCTGAGTAAGAATCTCGCGTGGCGCAACATGGTCATGCCGGTGTGCGCGCTCGGGCTTGCTGTTTCTGGGTTTGTTGCGCTGACAACACCGGTCCGTGGCGTTGTGCTGCTTCCCGAACTGATGCCGTTTGCGAAGGCTGCCATCGCGGGCATCGCCATGCTGTTGCTTCTGTTGCAGGAGGGGGCGGTCGATCGATTCGAAGAGCGCGACATCGCAAAGGGCGTGCGACCGTTCGATGCGATCCGCACGAACCGCGCAGAGTACTACGCGTTCTTTATGTTCTCGATCACTGGTCTGATGCTGTGCACGAGCGCCCGCGACCTCGTCTGGTTGTTTCTCGCGCTTGAGCTCACCAGCCTGCCCTCGTACATCATGGTCGCGGTCTCTGGTGTTGGGCGCAACGGTGCGCACAAATCACAGGAAGCTGCGGTCAAGTACTTCTTCCTCGGTGCACTCGGCGCTGCGACGTTCCTGTACGGGTTCGCCATGATCTACGGCGGCACGGGCACGACGAATCTCGTTGGCATCACTGACGCGATCCGGTTGCAGGGCGATGCGCTCAATCCCATCCTGCTCGCGGGCCTGCTGATTTCACTCGTGGGATTGTGCTTTAAGATCGCTGCGTTCCCCATGCACTTCTACACGCCGGACGTGTATCAGGGCGCAGCTGCACCCGTCAGCGCGTTCCTTGCGTTCGTGCCAAAGGCTGCCGGTTTCTTTGCCATTGCGCAGCTGATGGTCGCCGTCGGCTGGACACACGGTGCAAGTGGCAACTCCCTGCCCGAGCCCATTGTGATGATGCTGACCGTCATCGCGATGCTCACCATGACCCTCGGTAACGTGCTGGCACTGTGGCAGCACTCCGTCAAACGCATCCTTGCGTATTCGTCCGTTGCGCACTCCGGCTACATGCTCGTCGGCATCATTGCAGGTCCTGGCGACGGCTCATTCGCGAAGAACGGGCTCGCAGCGGTGCTGTTCTATCTCGTTGCGTACGGCATCACCAATGTCGGCGCGTTCGCTGCGGTCGCGTGTCTTGAGCGCCGCAAGGGCGATCATGTTACTGAAGCAGACGATCTTTCTGATATCCGCGGCATATGCAGAACGCATCCGTGGGTTGGGATCGCGTTCGTTGTCAGTGCGCTCTCGCTACTGGGGATGCCACCGGCGCTTGGGTTCTTCGCGAAGTTGCCATTGTTCACTTCCGGCATCTCGTCTGGTCATCTGCCATTGGTTATCGTGCTCGGTTTGAACAGCGCGATCGCAGCATACTACTACCTGCGTCTGGCGCGCATCGCATGGCTGGAGAATCCAGACGATCGGCGCGAGCCCGTTGTTCCCGCGCCGTTTGAGTCACGCCACATCGCAGCGATGGGCTCGCTCCTCGGCATCATCGTGTTGGCAGTCTTTGGTGGCACACTCATGCAGGGCAGCGCGAACGCCTTCGAGTCGGCCGTATCAACATCCGAGAGCGTCGCAGTTGACGACAGCGAGTTGATTCAGGAGATGGTGGATGTGCTGAGCGTGCATACCGACCCCATGGGTCAGTTCGACATCGGGCGCTAA
- a CDS encoding NADH-quinone oxidoreductase subunit M, translated as MSQFILPLLVLLPLAFAMMVAMAPAARAKSIALWGMLIPAGLGLAALFMFSWVGDSYQFESAIEWMPQLGLSLRMGVDSVAMLLIALTLLLGPICVVASYTAITERVKTYYSWLLVLQSAMICVFSARDLVLFYIAFEFTLIPMYVLISLYGSTNRARAATKFFLYTFTGSIIALAGLVYVVYFNATQSAGAVEGMGRWTTSIAPLLESARYMSLGEQTFVLAALILGFGVKVPIFPFHTWLPLAHTEAPTAGSVILAGVLLKLGTYGLYRFALPIAPAALAEYAPLLAVCAIIGIVYAGLICWVQTDVKKLVAYSSVAHLGFCVLGLLALNHTGIAGSVLYMINHGLSTGALFLLIGMMYERYHTRSMREVGGLYKKMPIWGAFMVFFTMASVGLPGLNGFVSEIMCLMGTFQADKAWAGSLGGAGNTLGWGYAAIAGTGMIVAAMYLLIMLGKVVWGPLVEPDSHHHHDDEHESVLPTDLSRREIGVLIPLGLLCLVVGLYPKPMLDAIRGPVDETIRMVEQGRALHQNAVPHDEHAVTPPTTHTQAPSSDPSTEEEHAS; from the coding sequence ATGTCACAGTTCATCCTTCCACTTCTGGTCCTTCTGCCGCTCGCCTTTGCGATGATGGTCGCGATGGCGCCCGCAGCGCGGGCAAAGTCGATCGCGCTCTGGGGCATGCTCATACCCGCTGGGCTCGGCCTTGCAGCACTCTTCATGTTCAGTTGGGTCGGCGATTCGTACCAGTTCGAGTCCGCGATCGAATGGATGCCTCAGCTTGGTCTCTCGCTGCGCATGGGTGTTGATTCTGTGGCGATGCTGCTGATCGCATTGACGCTGCTGCTTGGGCCGATTTGCGTTGTTGCTTCATACACTGCGATCACAGAACGTGTCAAGACGTACTACTCGTGGCTGCTTGTGCTCCAGTCCGCGATGATCTGTGTGTTTTCAGCTCGCGATCTGGTGCTGTTCTACATCGCGTTCGAGTTCACGCTCATCCCGATGTACGTGCTGATCTCGCTCTATGGCTCGACAAATCGCGCACGCGCTGCAACCAAGTTCTTCCTGTACACGTTCACGGGCTCGATCATCGCGCTCGCTGGACTTGTGTACGTGGTGTACTTCAACGCAACACAATCCGCAGGCGCTGTTGAGGGCATGGGCCGCTGGACAACGTCCATCGCACCACTCCTTGAATCAGCACGTTATATGTCGTTGGGCGAGCAGACATTCGTGCTCGCTGCGCTGATCCTCGGATTCGGCGTGAAGGTGCCGATTTTCCCGTTCCACACGTGGCTGCCCCTTGCACACACGGAAGCGCCGACCGCGGGTTCTGTCATCCTCGCGGGTGTGCTGCTGAAACTCGGCACGTACGGTTTGTACCGTTTCGCGCTCCCGATTGCGCCAGCTGCGCTGGCAGAGTACGCGCCATTACTTGCGGTGTGCGCGATCATCGGCATTGTCTACGCGGGCCTGATCTGCTGGGTGCAGACCGATGTAAAGAAACTCGTCGCATACTCGTCGGTTGCTCACCTCGGGTTCTGCGTGCTGGGCTTGCTCGCACTCAACCACACCGGGATCGCTGGGTCGGTCCTGTACATGATCAACCACGGTCTGTCAACGGGCGCGCTGTTCCTGCTGATCGGCATGATGTACGAGCGGTACCACACGCGCTCCATGCGCGAGGTGGGGGGCCTCTACAAGAAGATGCCTATCTGGGGCGCGTTCATGGTGTTCTTCACGATGGCTTCGGTTGGCTTGCCCGGGCTCAACGGGTTTGTGTCTGAGATCATGTGCCTGATGGGCACGTTCCAGGCGGATAAGGCGTGGGCTGGCTCCCTCGGTGGCGCTGGCAACACGCTCGGCTGGGGATACGCTGCAATCGCGGGCACGGGCATGATCGTCGCTGCGATGTACCTGCTCATTATGCTGGGCAAGGTTGTGTGGGGCCCATTGGTTGAGCCCGATTCGCATCATCATCACGACGATGAGCACGAGAGTGTGCTTCCGACGGATCTGTCCCGTCGCGAGATCGGCGTGCTGATCCCACTCGGCTTGCTGTGCCTGGTTGTTGGTCTGTATCCAAAGCCGATGCTCGACGCGATCCGAGGCCCGGTTGACGAGACCATCCGCATGGTTGAGCAGGGACGCGCATTGCATCAGAACGCAGTCCCGCACGATGAGCACGCGGTGACGCCGCCGACAACACACACACAAGCACCATCTTCTGACCCATCCACTGAAGAGGAGCACGCCTCGTGA
- the nuoL gene encoding NADH-quinone oxidoreductase subunit L: MLTTIAHLMSSLSGMFQQHAGDPSHAPAAHTTTEMVLTHVESVAPTGAAIWPALLLLGPIIAVLLTTFCAIFKVKTKLPAFVTVGSLAFSFICAVMMYRNVGQMDGVSIHIFDWINFQWQQPRPGSFVADIGIYVDKLTCLWMLFVTGLATLIALYASEYMSHDVGKGYSRFFFAFSLFVLSMSCLVMADNLVLLYLGWEGVGLCSYLLIGYFYTKPAAVAAAKKAFIVNRIGDLGLALGIMLTFVQFGSVRYAELFEMAAPYIEHAKAGHFDQIPIRIQIIPLLLMIGAFGKSAQFPLYVWLPDAMEGPTPVSALIHAATMVTAGVFLIARMYTIFVLSPWALPIVAWIGTITALLSATIGMAQFDIKRIMAYSTCSQLGYMFAGLGVLSSVGAASHVFTHALFKATLFLCCGAVMHGFAGQLDLRKLSGLWKVKGWLIVSVAMFVGCINLAGFPFTAGFFSKDMIIAESFVTPGFAYVGWLLLITAGLTAYYTFRVFFRVFVGPVYYEPGDEHHDDHSDDHAHDHGDDHAHDNHGHDDHSHGFHPHAPGWAINTVLVVLMVSSLAAIPLMMKGVFGYDHGWTVNMVEESSAHYESPYAHHETNAGTSHAEDAHTAPSHDETAHATHAEGGTFLGYNPHEAMYYVSGGIGAMGILIAFLLHYSRNRKLGEANLPADKLLPMLGPIPFWAQHKWYVDEFYHFLIRRPLWVISTLFGYFDKLVVDGLVDLLGAIPRWIGAMVRPSQSGVLHGYAMSMALGIGILLIAILGYAFLM; this comes from the coding sequence GTGCTGACAACGATCGCACATCTGATGTCGAGCCTGTCCGGCATGTTCCAGCAGCACGCTGGCGATCCCTCGCATGCGCCCGCAGCGCACACAACAACCGAGATGGTGCTGACGCACGTCGAGTCCGTCGCGCCGACGGGTGCAGCGATCTGGCCAGCGCTCCTGCTGCTCGGCCCGATTATCGCTGTGCTGCTGACAACATTCTGTGCGATCTTCAAAGTAAAGACAAAGCTACCCGCGTTTGTGACGGTCGGTTCGCTCGCCTTCTCGTTCATCTGCGCGGTGATGATGTATCGCAACGTCGGGCAGATGGACGGCGTAAGCATCCACATCTTCGACTGGATCAACTTCCAGTGGCAACAACCGAGACCCGGATCGTTCGTTGCTGATATTGGTATCTATGTCGACAAGCTGACGTGCCTGTGGATGCTGTTCGTCACGGGGCTCGCCACGCTCATCGCGCTCTACGCGAGCGAGTACATGAGCCACGATGTCGGCAAGGGATACTCGCGATTCTTCTTCGCGTTCAGCCTGTTTGTGCTGTCGATGTCCTGCCTCGTGATGGCGGACAACCTCGTCCTGCTCTACCTGGGGTGGGAAGGCGTAGGCCTCTGCTCGTACCTGCTCATCGGGTACTTCTACACGAAGCCCGCCGCTGTTGCCGCCGCGAAGAAGGCGTTCATTGTGAATCGCATCGGCGATCTCGGGCTTGCACTGGGCATCATGCTCACGTTTGTGCAGTTCGGGTCGGTGCGGTATGCAGAGCTGTTCGAGATGGCTGCACCGTACATTGAGCACGCAAAAGCCGGGCATTTTGACCAGATCCCGATCCGTATTCAGATCATCCCATTGCTCTTGATGATCGGCGCGTTCGGCAAGAGTGCGCAGTTCCCACTCTACGTCTGGCTGCCCGACGCGATGGAAGGCCCGACGCCTGTCTCCGCGCTCATCCACGCAGCGACCATGGTTACCGCTGGTGTGTTTCTGATCGCACGCATGTACACCATCTTCGTGCTCTCGCCGTGGGCACTGCCCATCGTCGCGTGGATCGGCACCATTACTGCCTTGCTCTCCGCGACTATCGGCATGGCGCAGTTCGACATCAAACGCATTATGGCGTATTCCACGTGTTCCCAGCTCGGGTACATGTTCGCGGGCCTTGGCGTTTTGTCGTCGGTCGGCGCTGCATCGCACGTGTTCACACACGCGCTGTTCAAAGCAACGCTCTTCCTCTGCTGCGGTGCGGTGATGCACGGGTTCGCGGGCCAGCTTGATCTGCGCAAGCTTTCCGGTCTTTGGAAGGTCAAGGGCTGGCTGATTGTGTCCGTCGCGATGTTCGTCGGCTGTATCAACCTTGCCGGGTTCCCGTTCACAGCCGGGTTCTTCTCGAAGGACATGATCATTGCCGAGTCGTTCGTGACGCCCGGGTTCGCGTACGTCGGCTGGCTGCTGCTGATCACCGCTGGGTTAACCGCGTACTACACGTTCCGCGTGTTCTTCCGCGTGTTCGTTGGTCCGGTGTATTACGAGCCGGGCGATGAGCATCACGATGACCACAGCGACGATCACGCACATGACCATGGTGACGATCACGCGCACGACAACCACGGTCATGACGACCATAGCCACGGGTTTCATCCGCACGCGCCGGGCTGGGCGATCAACACCGTGCTCGTGGTGCTGATGGTCAGCTCGCTCGCTGCGATCCCGCTCATGATGAAGGGCGTGTTCGGGTACGACCACGGCTGGACCGTGAACATGGTCGAGGAATCGTCAGCCCACTATGAGTCACCCTACGCGCATCACGAGACAAATGCAGGCACCAGCCATGCCGAAGACGCGCACACAGCACCATCCCATGATGAGACCGCCCACGCAACACACGCAGAGGGCGGCACGTTCCTTGGGTACAACCCGCATGAGGCGATGTACTACGTTTCAGGCGGCATCGGCGCGATGGGCATCCTGATCGCATTCCTGCTGCACTACTCGCGCAATCGCAAGCTCGGCGAAGCAAATCTCCCAGCAGACAAACTGCTCCCCATGCTCGGGCCGATCCCGTTTTGGGCGCAGCACAAGTGGTACGTGGATGAGTTCTACCACTTCCTCATCCGCCGCCCGCTCTGGGTTATTTCAACGTTGTTCGGTTACTTCGACAAGCTCGTTGTTGACGGCTTGGTCGATCTGCTCGGCGCAATCCCGCGCTGGATCGGCGCGATGGTTCGTCCGTCGCAGTCGGGTGTATTGCATGGATACGCCATGTCGATGGCGCTTGGTATTGGTATTCTGCTGATCGCGATTCTCGGATACGCGTTCCTGATGTAA
- the nuoK gene encoding NADH-quinone oxidoreductase subunit NuoK codes for MGNITLAHYLLVSAVMFSLGVVGFLTRRNLIIMFLCTELMFLGANIALVAFSRFHLEASGQSFVVFVLTVAAAEAAMALALVVLLFRRHESLSADKWSELRG; via the coding sequence ATGGGCAACATCACGCTGGCTCACTACCTGCTGGTGTCCGCGGTTATGTTCTCTCTTGGTGTGGTTGGGTTCCTGACGCGTCGGAACCTCATCATCATGTTCCTGTGTACGGAGCTGATGTTCCTTGGTGCAAACATCGCGCTGGTTGCGTTCTCAAGATTCCATCTCGAAGCGTCCGGGCAGTCGTTTGTGGTGTTCGTGCTGACAGTGGCAGCTGCCGAAGCTGCGATGGCGCTCGCGCTCGTGGTGCTGTTGTTCCGCAGGCACGAGTCATTGAGTGCGGACAAGTGGTCCGAACTTCGCGGGTAA
- a CDS encoding NADH-quinone oxidoreductase subunit J: protein MDLLVNPFLLYSLLALGAAGICVALPRKGPNPQVIGGMIVATAIGLLVLLLTLKSLDAEGSMPNLFFYLFSMIAVGSALRMITHPRPVYAALYFVLTILASSGLFLILSAEFMAVAVIIIYAGAILITYLFVIMLATQAPTDDQIDALADYDLEAREPLIASAIGFVLMAVLTTVLFAGVRSIDRAAGEDLYTIHAEQNREIARMPGRIEHALNADLLPREELDGRAPFELMRDGYAVTEIVPDTRRVVLTNGDERVAMDWPVDLQLYNVEDVGFNLLEDHPGSIEIAGVILLMAMLASVVLARRKVQEDEEDKMEQARRLSLVDPALAPVGGEGGA from the coding sequence TTGGACCTTCTGGTCAACCCTTTTCTTCTGTACAGCTTGCTTGCGCTTGGCGCGGCTGGTATCTGCGTTGCGCTCCCTCGCAAGGGGCCGAACCCGCAGGTGATTGGCGGCATGATCGTCGCGACCGCGATCGGTCTGCTTGTCTTGCTGCTCACGCTCAAATCGCTCGATGCCGAAGGCTCAATGCCGAATCTGTTCTTCTACCTGTTCTCGATGATCGCGGTTGGCAGCGCGTTGCGCATGATCACACACCCACGCCCTGTCTACGCTGCGCTGTACTTTGTTCTCACGATCCTTGCATCGTCCGGGCTGTTCCTGATTCTGTCCGCCGAGTTCATGGCTGTTGCGGTCATCATCATCTATGCTGGCGCGATTCTGATCACCTATCTGTTCGTCATTATGCTCGCCACGCAGGCACCGACAGACGATCAGATCGATGCGCTCGCGGATTACGACCTTGAAGCACGCGAGCCCCTCATCGCGTCGGCGATCGGTTTTGTACTGATGGCTGTGCTGACAACGGTGCTGTTCGCTGGTGTGCGATCGATTGATCGTGCGGCTGGCGAGGATCTGTACACAATCCATGCAGAGCAGAATCGTGAGATCGCACGCATGCCCGGCAGGATTGAGCACGCGCTGAATGCTGATCTGCTCCCGCGCGAGGAACTCGATGGCAGGGCGCCGTTCGAGCTGATGCGTGACGGATATGCAGTAACCGAGATCGTTCCCGATACCCGTCGCGTTGTTCTCACGAACGGTGACGAGCGCGTCGCGATGGACTGGCCCGTTGACTTACAACTGTACAACGTCGAGGATGTCGGGTTCAATCTGCTTGAGGATCATCCGGGATCGATTGAGATCGCGGGTGTGATCCTGCTGATGGCAATGCTCGCGTCTGTTGTGCTTGCGCGTCGTAAGGTGCAGGAGGACGAGGAGGACAAGATGGAGCAGGCGCGCCGTCTGTCGCTGGTCGATCCTGCGCTCGCACCGGTAGGTGGGGAGGGTGGTGCATGA
- a CDS encoding DUF1569 domain-containing protein, whose amino-acid sequence MALRFKNLRHLRDYVALSNPEAARTTGVWTTGQIFYHLSAAIEASCDAAPQATTSSVSMKQRMMQFAALNIGLPKGRAIPSEVKHLMTPPANPDVLEQQKRLLDAIDRFAAQPDMFPVHPVFGPLSRAGWTKFHLRHCELHLRHLSV is encoded by the coding sequence ATGGCACTCAGATTCAAGAATCTTCGACATCTACGAGACTATGTCGCTTTATCGAACCCGGAAGCGGCTCGAACAACTGGCGTATGGACAACTGGTCAAATTTTCTATCATCTTTCTGCCGCAATAGAAGCTTCGTGTGATGCTGCACCACAAGCGACCACATCAAGCGTTTCGATGAAACAAAGAATGATGCAGTTTGCAGCGCTGAACATTGGGCTGCCCAAGGGCCGAGCGATCCCATCCGAAGTCAAGCACCTCATGACACCGCCAGCGAATCCAGATGTTCTCGAACAGCAGAAACGATTGCTCGATGCTATTGATCGGTTTGCAGCACAACCGGACATGTTCCCGGTTCATCCGGTATTCGGTCCACTCTCGCGAGCGGGCTGGACAAAGTTCCATCTGAGACACTGCGAGTTGCATCTTAGACATCTCTCCGTGTGA
- a CDS encoding ribonuclease E inhibitor RraB: MPPRVILIVLAALVVTACIAAIVWSQRSKQNPPSSDLDSLSDLEISRLARDMAVVEELIKEGDLLKQPREVEHWLLFDSEHNRDSCMAVVQAMGYQCEVLTPDEELPELIGFSATHVSAVDVDTIHKSSWELVQVAQKHNGEYDGWETFVIRPDP; the protein is encoded by the coding sequence ATGCCTCCGCGCGTTATTCTCATTGTCCTTGCAGCACTTGTCGTCACAGCGTGTATCGCTGCGATTGTTTGGTCGCAACGCAGTAAACAGAATCCCCCAAGTTCCGATCTGGACAGCTTGTCTGATCTTGAGATATCCCGTCTTGCGCGGGACATGGCGGTTGTCGAGGAGTTGATAAAAGAAGGAGATCTTCTAAAACAACCTCGCGAGGTGGAACACTGGCTTCTGTTTGATTCAGAGCACAACCGAGACTCCTGCATGGCTGTTGTTCAAGCAATGGGCTATCAGTGTGAGGTCCTGACTCCTGATGAAGAACTGCCCGAGTTGATTGGATTCAGTGCAACACATGTGAGCGCAGTTGATGTTGATACGATACACAAGTCGAGCTGGGAGCTCGTTCAAGTTGCACAGAAGCACAATGGCGAGTACGACGGCTGGGAAACGTTCGTCATTCGTCCAGATCCATGA
- the gatB gene encoding Asp-tRNA(Asn)/Glu-tRNA(Gln) amidotransferase subunit GatB: MTTATAPAIKSVQLKVGLEVHVELATLSKMFSRAKSPAHPDAGDPEPNSLIDPVVLGLPGALPVMNKAAVEMSMKVGLALNCSIANFTKWDRKSYFYPDLPKAYQISQYDLPLCFDGAVDLPAMDENGFLIGTDETSFQRIGIIRAHLEEDAGKLLHEAPGGHAIDGSIVDLNRAGTPLLEIVTQPDFSDADSVVAFARMLRNICRFLQVTEGVMQRGHMRFEPNINTIITLDDGTVVKTPIVEIKNLNSFRALKRSIEFEFEDQPKRWREDGRVMGAGMKQTRGWDDVNNRTTIQREKEDAHDYRYFPDPDLPPVVIDDAWITRVRESLPELPVSRVRRYVEHFGFAVKEASALADDPETNQFFEQTIEEIVSLGIDATRAGKQAGNFVLQSGLKRANEQQCPVEKLGISPTQIAGIVKLREDGSISSNSADELFGVLCDPANAGADPETLATEHTMLIVRDEGAMLGWCQQVIDENAPIVEQIKSGKVAAVGRLVGNVMKLSGGSADAKAVREKLLEMMGVKE; the protein is encoded by the coding sequence ATGACCACTGCTACTGCTCCCGCGATCAAATCTGTCCAGCTCAAGGTCGGGCTTGAGGTCCACGTCGAGCTTGCCACATTGTCCAAGATGTTCTCGCGCGCAAAGTCGCCCGCCCATCCGGATGCTGGCGACCCCGAGCCGAACTCGCTGATCGATCCCGTCGTGCTCGGACTCCCCGGCGCGCTCCCCGTGATGAACAAAGCAGCGGTCGAGATGTCCATGAAGGTCGGGCTGGCGCTGAACTGCTCCATCGCGAACTTCACCAAGTGGGACCGCAAGAGCTACTTCTACCCCGATCTTCCCAAAGCGTATCAAATCTCGCAGTACGACCTGCCATTGTGCTTCGACGGCGCGGTTGATCTGCCTGCGATGGATGAGAACGGGTTCCTGATCGGGACGGACGAGACGAGCTTCCAAAGGATCGGGATCATCCGCGCACATCTGGAAGAAGACGCGGGCAAGCTGCTGCACGAAGCGCCAGGTGGGCATGCGATCGACGGATCGATTGTCGATCTCAACCGAGCAGGCACGCCATTGCTCGAGATCGTGACGCAGCCGGATTTTTCTGATGCTGATTCGGTCGTCGCATTCGCGCGCATGCTTCGGAACATCTGCCGGTTCCTGCAGGTAACCGAGGGCGTGATGCAGCGCGGGCACATGCGCTTCGAGCCGAACATCAACACGATCATCACGCTCGACGACGGGACGGTTGTGAAAACCCCAATCGTCGAGATCAAGAACCTCAACTCGTTCCGCGCGCTCAAACGCTCGATCGAGTTCGAGTTCGAGGATCAGCCGAAACGCTGGCGTGAAGACGGGCGCGTCATGGGCGCGGGCATGAAACAGACGCGCGGCTGGGACGATGTGAACAACCGCACCACCATTCAGCGTGAGAAGGAAGACGCGCACGACTACCGGTACTTCCCCGATCCAGACCTGCCGCCGGTGGTTATCGACGACGCGTGGATCACGCGCGTGCGCGAATCACTGCCCGAGCTCCCCGTGTCGCGCGTGCGCAGATACGTCGAGCACTTCGGGTTCGCTGTCAAGGAAGCGTCAGCACTCGCCGACGACCCCGAAACAAACCAGTTCTTTGAGCAAACAATCGAGGAGATTGTCAGCCTCGGCATCGACGCGACGCGCGCGGGCAAGCAGGCGGGCAACTTTGTGCTCCAGTCGGGCTTGAAGCGCGCAAACGAGCAGCAGTGCCCGGTCGAGAAGCTCGGCATCTCACCGACACAGATCGCAGGCATCGTCAAACTCCGCGAGGACGGGAGCATCAGCTCGAACAGCGCCGACGAACTCTTCGGCGTGCTGTGCGACCCCGCGAACGCGGGCGCTGATCCTGAGACACTCGCGACCGAGCACACCATGCTCATCGTGCGCGACGAGGGCGCGATGCTCGGCTGGTGCCAGCAGGTGATCGATGAGAACGCGCCGATCGTCGAGCAGATCAAGAGTGGCAAGGTTGCAGCTGTCGGCAGACTCGTCGGCAATGTTATGAAACTCTCGGGCGGGTCGGCCGACGCGAAAGCGGTGCGCGAAAAACTGCTCGAGATGATGGGCGTGAAAGAATAA